One Raphanus sativus cultivar WK10039 unplaced genomic scaffold, ASM80110v3 Scaffold1360, whole genome shotgun sequence DNA segment encodes these proteins:
- the LOC130504107 gene encoding photosystem II repair protein PSB27-H1, chloroplastic-like translates to MASASATATLLKPSSVPTQHKPVITASVSPPLPPPRRHNLLRRDVLSISAASTLLLTQSLPFLAPSPASAAEDEEYVKDTSAVISKVRTTLSMERTDPNVADAVAELREASNSWVAKYRKEKALLGKASFRDIYSALNAVSGHYVSFGPTAPIPAKRKARILEEMETAEKALSRGR, encoded by the coding sequence ATGGCTTCAGCTTCAGCGACAGCTACTCTTCTCAAACCCAGTTCTGTTCCAACGCAGCATAAACCGGTCATCACCGCCTCCGtatctcctcctcttcctcctccacgTCGTCACAACCTCCTCCGCCGCGATGTACTCTCAATATCCGCCGCATCGACGCTTCTTCTAACGCAATCGCTCCCGTTTCTAGCTCCGTCGCCGGCTTCCGCCGCCGAAGACGAAGAGTACGTGAAAGATACGTCGGCGGTGATCTCCAAAGTCCGGACGACGCTCTCGATGGAGAGGACGGATCCTAATGTGGCGGACGCGGTGGCTGAGCTGAGAGAAGCGTCGAACTCGTGGGTTGCCAAGTACAGGAAGGAGAAAGCTCTTCTCGGGAAAGCGTCTTTCAGGGATATCTACTCGGCGTTGAATGCTGTGTCCGGACATTATGTGAGTTTTGGACCGACGGCTCCGATCCCGGCGAAGAGGAAGGCGAGGATTCTTGAAGAGATGGAGACTGCTGAGAAAGCTCTCTCGAGAGGAAGATAA